A stretch of the Haloarcula ordinaria genome encodes the following:
- a CDS encoding urea ABC transporter substrate-binding protein: MSDDQRSGSGLSRRNYLRTSGAALAAATSLAGCSGGSAGGGDGGDGGSTGSSGSDEDPITVGVVDAQSGNAALTGTPKVLASELAVSEINDEGGIMGREVELLTPDPESDINTFQQHVRRLINEDEADAIWCGIRSSVREAVRPIMDRNEQLYFYTTQYEGGVCDKYTFPMGATARQQLRPVMEHMTNEFGSDIYTIAADYNFGQLSADWVEILAEDMGATVIGEEFVPLSQSQFSSSINNIQEADPDFVMSILVGANHASFYEERAAAGLDVPMGTSTVMALPFEHIRLDPPALQNVHVGANYMQEFDTERNNDFVDRYYEMHPDARYLNQSAHNNYFSMHLYKNAVEEAGTTNQDEVIATLEEGMEVEAPEGDITLNGPTHHMSHHMRIARADENHNIEVLNGQEGDLIEPSFLQDVGCDLTEEVETTQYTPADL, translated from the coding sequence ATGTCTGACGACCAGCGCTCCGGGAGCGGCCTCTCTCGGCGCAACTACCTCCGCACCAGCGGTGCAGCCCTCGCCGCGGCGACGTCACTCGCAGGCTGTTCGGGCGGTAGCGCCGGTGGTGGCGATGGCGGCGACGGCGGATCGACTGGGTCCAGTGGAAGTGACGAAGACCCAATTACGGTCGGTGTCGTCGACGCACAGTCCGGCAACGCAGCGCTGACCGGCACTCCGAAAGTCCTCGCCAGCGAACTCGCGGTTTCGGAGATAAACGACGAGGGAGGAATCATGGGCCGCGAAGTCGAGCTGCTCACACCCGACCCCGAATCCGACATCAACACCTTCCAGCAGCACGTCCGCCGGTTGATAAACGAGGACGAGGCCGACGCCATCTGGTGTGGCATCCGAAGTTCAGTCCGCGAGGCCGTCCGTCCGATAATGGACCGGAACGAACAGCTGTACTTCTACACGACCCAGTACGAGGGTGGTGTCTGCGACAAGTACACCTTCCCGATGGGAGCGACCGCACGGCAGCAGCTTAGACCGGTCATGGAGCATATGACCAATGAGTTCGGGTCGGACATCTACACAATCGCGGCAGACTACAACTTCGGTCAGCTGAGCGCCGATTGGGTCGAAATCCTGGCTGAGGACATGGGTGCGACCGTGATCGGGGAGGAGTTCGTCCCGCTCTCGCAGAGTCAGTTCAGCTCCTCGATAAACAACATCCAGGAGGCCGACCCCGACTTCGTGATGTCGATTCTCGTCGGCGCGAACCACGCCTCCTTCTACGAGGAGCGGGCCGCCGCCGGGCTCGACGTCCCCATGGGCACCTCGACGGTCATGGCGCTCCCGTTCGAGCACATTCGACTTGACCCGCCGGCCCTGCAGAACGTCCACGTCGGTGCAAACTACATGCAGGAGTTCGACACCGAGCGTAACAACGATTTCGTCGACCGGTACTACGAGATGCATCCGGACGCCCGGTACCTCAACCAGAGTGCGCACAACAACTACTTCTCGATGCACTTGTACAAGAACGCCGTCGAGGAAGCTGGGACGACCAATCAGGACGAGGTCATCGCGACGCTTGAGGAAGGAATGGAGGTGGAGGCGCCTGAGGGCGACATCACCCTGAATGGCCCGACCCATCACATGTCACACCACATGCGAATCGCTCGCGCCGACGAGAACCACAACATCGAGGTCCTGAACGGCCAAGAAGGCGATCTCATCGAGCCCTCGTTCCTGCAGGACGTCGGCTGTGACCTGACCGAGGAAGTCGAGACGACCCAGTACACTCCGGCTGATCTCTAG
- a CDS encoding dihydroorotase: MAVDTIIAGGTLVQPDGTYDASIAMDEGTIVAVGKQSELPDAEHTVDAAGKLVMPGAVDVHVHLDDMFSNDTYDTASRAAALGGTTTFVDFAWQAWVSESSIFEEESTLLEGIERKQEKAEGSLIDYSLHGAITREDPTVFDELPAIIEEGVTSIKMFTAYEHGLPNGFINEVLQEAAGHDLVAVLHTEDSSVCEVITEVFKQEGNGEPEYYPMSRPDYAEAMAADDALTMAMEAGCRYYGIHTTCRKAAEVIEDHRDDYHDRVRAETCTQYTVADDSLFSEVGLLPMAAPPLRKPDDNEAMFEHLDQGTLDVVSTDHCGYTRDQKQVDPWWEGTFGMNSLQRSLPVFFDEAVEERGFSPSFVVAKLASNPARIFGMPEKGTLEPGTDADIVVFDPDDTSPITPEDNESMADFSVYEGREVGHVEKTYVRGELLADDGDVVGESGHGEFIQREIPDWEQ, translated from the coding sequence GTGGCAGTAGATACGATAATCGCCGGTGGGACGCTGGTCCAACCGGACGGTACGTACGACGCAAGCATCGCGATGGACGAAGGGACGATTGTGGCTGTGGGGAAGCAGTCCGAGCTCCCCGACGCCGAGCACACAGTCGATGCGGCGGGGAAACTCGTCATGCCGGGCGCAGTTGACGTCCATGTTCATCTGGACGACATGTTCAGCAATGATACATACGACACCGCCTCACGAGCTGCGGCGCTGGGTGGGACGACGACGTTCGTCGACTTCGCCTGGCAAGCGTGGGTGAGCGAGTCGAGCATCTTCGAAGAGGAGAGTACGCTCCTCGAGGGCATCGAGCGAAAGCAGGAGAAGGCCGAAGGGTCCCTGATAGACTACAGTCTCCACGGGGCCATCACACGGGAAGACCCGACCGTGTTCGACGAACTGCCGGCGATAATCGAGGAGGGGGTGACGTCGATAAAGATGTTCACCGCCTACGAGCACGGCCTCCCGAACGGGTTCATCAACGAGGTGCTCCAGGAGGCGGCCGGTCACGACCTCGTGGCCGTCCTGCACACGGAGGACTCGTCGGTGTGTGAAGTCATCACCGAGGTGTTCAAACAGGAAGGGAACGGCGAACCGGAGTACTATCCCATGTCCCGTCCGGACTACGCCGAGGCGATGGCGGCGGACGACGCGCTCACGATGGCGATGGAGGCCGGCTGTCGCTACTACGGCATCCACACGACCTGTCGGAAAGCCGCGGAAGTCATCGAGGACCACCGCGACGACTACCACGACCGGGTCCGTGCCGAGACCTGTACTCAGTACACGGTCGCCGACGATTCGCTGTTCTCCGAGGTCGGATTGCTCCCCATGGCCGCGCCGCCGCTGCGGAAACCCGACGACAACGAGGCGATGTTCGAGCATCTGGACCAGGGAACGCTCGACGTCGTCTCCACGGACCACTGTGGCTACACCCGCGACCAGAAGCAGGTCGACCCGTGGTGGGAGGGGACCTTCGGGATGAACTCGCTCCAGCGGAGTCTCCCGGTATTCTTCGACGAGGCCGTCGAAGAGCGCGGGTTCAGCCCGTCGTTCGTGGTCGCGAAACTCGCGTCGAACCCCGCCCGGATATTCGGGATGCCAGAGAAGGGGACCCTCGAACCGGGGACCGACGCCGACATCGTCGTGTTCGACCCCGACGACACGTCGCCGATTACGCCGGAGGACAACGAATCCATGGCAGACTTCTCCGTGTACGAGGGCCGAGAGGTCGGACACGTCGAGAAGACGTACGTCCGCGGCGAACTACTCGCTGACGACGGGGACGTCGTCGGTGAGTCAGGACACGGAGAGTTCATCCAACGGGAAATCCCGGACTGGGAACAGTAG
- a CDS encoding cysteine hydrolase family protein, with the protein MSKSSYISEHGREAYLERVQEAYEEFQETDVFRYPEWLYGPPKGDLFEVEVEDCPDFGDTAFVELDSGRTAFLSVDMQTDFCGPDGYVDAMGYDLSLTRRAVEPIADVLETVRKTDVDVVHTREGHQPDLADAPFNKLVRSKAAGDGVGIGETPPDGMGPLLTRGNENWDIIDELAPVSGEPVVDKPTKGAFGNTNIEMILNRQGTSYLVIAGITTDVCVHTIMREANDRGYWCILLKDATGATDVGNREAAIKQIKMQGGVFGWVSDSERFIEAVESKGD; encoded by the coding sequence ATGAGCAAGAGTAGTTACATTTCGGAGCACGGGCGGGAAGCGTATCTGGAGCGGGTGCAGGAGGCGTACGAGGAGTTCCAGGAGACCGACGTCTTCCGGTATCCCGAGTGGCTCTACGGGCCACCGAAGGGGGACCTGTTCGAGGTCGAAGTGGAAGATTGCCCCGACTTCGGCGACACCGCCTTCGTCGAGCTCGACTCGGGTCGGACCGCGTTCCTCTCGGTCGACATGCAGACCGACTTCTGTGGACCCGACGGCTACGTGGATGCGATGGGGTACGACCTGTCGCTGACACGTCGGGCCGTCGAGCCCATCGCAGACGTGCTCGAGACGGTCAGAAAAACCGACGTCGACGTCGTCCACACACGGGAAGGACACCAACCTGACCTCGCGGATGCGCCGTTCAACAAGCTGGTCCGAAGCAAGGCCGCGGGTGACGGTGTCGGAATCGGCGAAACGCCACCCGATGGCATGGGGCCGCTGCTCACCCGTGGGAACGAGAATTGGGACATCATCGACGAGCTGGCGCCAGTGTCGGGCGAGCCAGTCGTGGACAAACCAACGAAGGGTGCGTTCGGAAACACGAACATCGAGATGATTCTAAACCGGCAGGGCACCTCGTACCTTGTCATCGCGGGGATTACGACGGACGTCTGCGTCCATACGATTATGCGAGAGGCCAACGACCGCGGCTACTGGTGCATCCTACTGAAAGATGCGACCGGCGCGACCGACGTCGGAAACCGTGAGGCCGCCATCAAGCAGATCAAGATGCAAGGTGGCGTCTTCGGATGGGTATCCGACTCCGAGCGGTTCATCGAGGCGGTCGAGTCGAAGGGAGACTAG